The proteins below come from a single Rosa rugosa chromosome 2, drRosRugo1.1, whole genome shotgun sequence genomic window:
- the LOC133731886 gene encoding nuclear transcription factor Y subunit B-3-like: MADSDNDSGGGHNSPGGYTKSELSPREQDRLLPIANVSRIMKKALPANAKISKDAKETVQECVSEFISFITGEASDKCQREKRKTINGDDLLWAMTTLGFEEYVEPLKVYLQRFREMEGEKSSMAARDKDPTGGVVVFEGAGSGGGGGGGGGGGGGGVYWQHPPQQQQQQQQGHVYGGGGFHQMGVGGVGIGKGGPGSNMGRPR; encoded by the coding sequence ATGGCGGACTCGGACAACGACTCGGGAGGCGGGCACAACAGCCCGGGAGGGTATACGAAGAGCGAGCTGTCACCTCGGGAACAGGACCGGCTGTTACCAATTGCCAACGTCAGCAGGATCATGAAGAAGGCGCTGCCGGCCAACGCCAAGATCTCCAAGGACGCCAAGGAGACCGTGCAGGAGTGCGTCTCCGAGTTCATAAGCTTCATCACCGGCGAGGCCTCCGACAAGTGTCAGCGCGAGAAGCGGAAGACCATCAACGGCGACGATTTGCTCTGGGCCATGACCACCCTCGGCTTCGAGGAGTACGTCGAGCCGCTCAAGGTGTACTTGCAGCGGTTTAGGGAGATGGAGGGGGAGAAGAGTAGCATGGCCGCGCGTGATAAGGACCCGACCGGCGGGGTTGTTGTGTTTGAGGGCGCTGGgagtggcggcggcggcggtggtggtggtggtggtggagggggAGGAGTCTATTGGCAGCATCCgccgcagcagcagcagcagcagcagcagggacacgtgtacggcggTGGCGGGTTTCATCAGATGGGAGTTGGTGGGGTTGGGATTGGAAAGGGTGGGCCCGGGTCCAACATGGGTAGGCCCAGATGA
- the LOC133730583 gene encoding protein FAR1-RELATED SEQUENCE 5-like: MDGSYESSMCNGSDGNEMQYKGIRYDKLSTEDLKRQEFKTIEEAESFYNAYAKAMGFDVRTDYKRLSTRTTGRVTSLRMVCSAQGKRREEYMSNKKRVRRPKKETRFNCPCLFKVRYCSNSNAYIVGDFIMNHSHQLAQTHESHLLRSHRSVQDHHLALAASMQRVSVKPCHTYEYIVDRSGGFKNVGFIMKDLYNKLDSRRREILLDGDAEAPLAYMRGKVAIDSHFYCKFSIDEDNRLANMFWRDSNSLVDYTCFGDVLVFDSTYKTNPYEKPLVLFVGSINHLSTTVFGFALLIDETIETYKWVLETFISSMNNKRPIVVLTDGDEAMRRAIEVVLPGCAHRLCTWHIAKNARRHLHKNSVFSEFRRCM; this comes from the coding sequence aTGGATGGATCGTATGAATCTTCAATGTGTAATGGAAGTGACGGTAATGAAATGCAATACAAGGGAATTCGATATGATAAGTTGTCTACAGAAGACCTTAAAAGGCAGGAGTTTAAGACTATAGAGGAAGCTGAGTCCTTTTACAATGCTTATGCAAAGGCCATGGGTTTTGATGTTAGAACTGACTACAAGAGATTAAGTACACGCACAACTGGGAGAGTCACTTCATTGCGGATGGTTTGTTCTGCTCaagggaaaagaagagaagagtaCATGAGTAACAAGAAAAGAGTTCGCAGgccaaagaaagaaacaagatTCAATTGTCCATGCTTGTTCAAAGTAAGGTACTGTTCAAATAGTAATGCCTATATTGTTGGTGATTTCATTATGAACCACTCACATCAGCTTGCACAAACACATGAGTCCCATCTTCTTCGATCACATAGATCAGTTCAGGATCATCATTTAGCATTGGCCGCATCTATGCAGAGAGTGTCTGTTAAGCCTTGTCATACATATGAATACATTGTTGATAGATCAGGGGGTTTTAAAAATGTTGGGTTTATTATGAAGGACTTGTACAACAAGTTAGATTCAAGACGTCGAGAAATTTTACTCGATGGTGATGCAGAAGCTCCACTTGCATATATGAGAGGCAAAGTTGCCATAGACTCGCATTTCTACTGCAAGTTTAGCATAGATGAAGATAACAGGTTGGCAAATATGTTTTGGAGAGACTCCAATTCTCTAGTGGATTATACTTGTTTTGGAGATGTTTTGGTGTTTGATAGTACCTACAAAACCAATCCTTATGAGAAGCCGTTAGTGTTGTTTGTTGGTTCAATCAATCATTTATCGACCACAGTTTTTGGTTTTGCATTACTCATAGATGAAACGATTGAGACTTACAAATGGGTTTTGGAGACCTTTATATCGTCTATGAATAACAAAAGGCCTATTGTTGTCTTGACTGATGGGGATGAAGCAATGCGAAGGGCTATTGAAGTGGTACTCCCCGGTTGTGCTCATCGGCTGTGTACATGGCACATAGCAAAGAATGCCCGGAGGCACTTGCATAAGAACAGTGTCTTTTCTGAATTTAGACGTTGTATGTGA